A portion of the Stigmatella aurantiaca DW4/3-1 genome contains these proteins:
- a CDS encoding DUF58 domain-containing protein produces the protein MALLDAQTLSRLQGVKLRARAVMEGVLSGLHKSPHQGQSVEFAEHKEYAPGDELRHLDWKAYGKFDKYYIKRFEHETNLRSVMVVDASASMGYRSGALSKLEVASTLAGALCYLLVRQQDAAGLAVMTGGAFKDVPPRASAGHLNVLLDALEHASAQGTTDLAGAADHLAEVLPRRSTVIILSDLLDERGDALKRILALRQRKNDVALFHVVDPAELTFPFDDPTLFLDMEGESRVEVNPREIKESYLEEFGAFLAGVKGACAEADVDYELVRTDERLDEVLLRFLGRRGRRR, from the coding sequence ATGGCGCTGCTCGATGCCCAGACGCTGTCCCGGCTCCAGGGGGTGAAGCTGCGCGCCCGCGCGGTGATGGAGGGCGTGCTGTCCGGTCTGCACAAGAGCCCCCACCAGGGCCAGAGCGTGGAGTTCGCCGAGCACAAGGAGTACGCGCCCGGAGACGAGCTGCGCCACCTGGACTGGAAGGCCTACGGCAAGTTCGACAAGTACTACATCAAGCGCTTCGAGCACGAGACGAACCTGCGCTCGGTGATGGTGGTGGATGCCTCCGCCTCCATGGGCTACCGCAGCGGGGCCCTCTCCAAGCTGGAGGTGGCCTCCACGCTGGCGGGCGCGCTGTGCTACCTGCTGGTGCGCCAGCAGGACGCGGCGGGCCTGGCGGTGATGACCGGCGGGGCCTTCAAGGACGTGCCCCCGCGCGCCTCCGCCGGACACCTCAACGTGCTCCTGGACGCGCTCGAGCACGCCTCCGCCCAGGGCACCACGGACCTGGCGGGCGCCGCGGATCACCTCGCCGAGGTGTTGCCGCGCCGCTCCACCGTCATCATCCTGTCGGACCTGCTGGATGAGCGGGGGGATGCGCTCAAGCGGATCCTCGCCCTGCGTCAGCGCAAGAACGACGTGGCGCTCTTCCATGTGGTGGATCCCGCGGAGCTCACCTTCCCCTTCGATGACCCCACCCTCTTCCTGGACATGGAGGGCGAGAGCCGCGTGGAGGTGAACCCGCGCGAAATCAAGGAGAGCTACCTGGAGGAGTTCGGCGCGTTCCTCGCGGGGGTGAAGGGCGCGTGCGCCGAGGCGGACGTGGACTACGAGTTGGTGCGCACCGATGAGCGGCTGGACGAGGTGCTGCTGCGCTTTCTGGGGCGGCGGGGGAGACGGCGGTGA
- a CDS encoding AAA family ATPase, with amino-acid sequence MESASPSPVPAQGASASDEDLRAVEDLAHARTQIVEQIEKRVVGQREVVEHLLIALFSRGHCLFVGVPGLAKTLLISTLADVLNLSFNRIQFTPDLMPSDITGTDILEEDKTTGRRAFRFVQGPLFANIILADEVNRTPPKTQAALLQAMQEYRVTAGGRTYPLDLPFLVFATQNPIEQEGTYPLPEAQLDRFMFLVDVGYPTAEEEVQIVKSTTGTAQPKLEKILSPEKILALQELVRRVPVPDHVVRYAVELVRHTRPKEPGVPEFVAKNVSWGAGPRASQYLVLAAKARAILSGRFVATVEDVRALARPVLRHRVLPNFTAESEGITSVKLVDQLIATVKG; translated from the coding sequence ATGGAAAGCGCTTCCCCCTCCCCCGTGCCCGCGCAGGGCGCATCCGCCAGCGACGAAGATCTCCGCGCCGTCGAGGATCTGGCCCACGCGCGCACGCAGATTGTCGAGCAGATTGAAAAGCGCGTGGTTGGACAGCGGGAGGTCGTCGAGCACCTGCTCATCGCCCTGTTCAGCCGGGGCCACTGTCTGTTCGTGGGCGTTCCAGGCCTGGCCAAGACGCTGCTCATCTCCACGCTGGCGGACGTGCTCAACCTGAGCTTCAACCGCATCCAGTTCACGCCGGACCTGATGCCCTCGGACATCACCGGCACGGACATCCTGGAAGAGGACAAGACGACGGGACGGCGCGCCTTCCGCTTCGTGCAGGGGCCGCTGTTCGCCAACATCATCCTCGCCGACGAGGTGAACCGCACCCCGCCCAAGACGCAGGCGGCGCTCCTGCAAGCCATGCAGGAGTACCGGGTGACGGCGGGCGGGCGGACGTACCCGCTGGACCTGCCCTTCCTCGTGTTCGCCACGCAGAACCCCATCGAGCAGGAGGGCACCTACCCGCTGCCCGAGGCGCAGCTCGACCGGTTCATGTTCCTGGTGGACGTGGGCTACCCCACCGCCGAGGAGGAGGTGCAGATCGTCAAGAGCACCACCGGCACCGCGCAGCCCAAGCTGGAGAAGATTCTCTCGCCCGAGAAGATCCTCGCGTTGCAGGAGCTCGTCCGCCGGGTGCCCGTGCCGGACCACGTGGTGCGCTACGCGGTGGAGCTGGTGCGCCACACGCGGCCCAAGGAGCCGGGCGTGCCCGAGTTCGTCGCGAAGAACGTCTCCTGGGGCGCGGGCCCCCGGGCCAGCCAGTACCTGGTGCTGGCCGCCAAGGCGCGCGCCATCCTCTCCGGACGGTTCGTGGCCACGGTGGAGGACGTGCGCGCCCTGGCGCGCCCCGTGCTCCGCCACCGCGTGCTGCCCAACTTCACCGCCGAGAGCGAGGGCATCACCTCGGTGAAGCTCGTGGATCAGCTCATCGCCACGGTGAAGGGCTAG
- a CDS encoding DUF1684 domain-containing protein — protein sequence MRRDSLLALLLLGLPAPALAAPPAPAKTMSAKPLPAPADLETETRAWHAERIARLSAEDGWLSLVALHWLEEGETRLGSAPSNALVLPATAPAQVGVLTRKGDTVSLTPQPGVPLTVEGKPFKGGALRTDASGSPDTVALGSLRFFIIRRGDRLGVRVKDSEAPTRKGFHGIPTYAPNAAWRVEGRFEPATTEKKIAVPNVLGEVEDMVSPGTVLFSVGGQEYRLSPVAEPGSNQFFFIFGDLTNRDETYGAGRFLYTDLPKDGKVVMDFNRAYNPPCAFTPFATCPLPPPQNKLKVRVEAGEKRFGDH from the coding sequence ATGAGAAGGGATTCCTTGCTCGCTCTCCTCCTGCTGGGGCTTCCGGCCCCCGCGCTGGCTGCCCCTCCTGCCCCCGCCAAGACCATGTCCGCGAAGCCGTTGCCTGCCCCCGCTGATCTCGAGACGGAAACGCGTGCCTGGCACGCCGAGCGCATCGCCCGGCTGTCGGCCGAGGATGGCTGGTTGAGCCTGGTGGCCCTGCACTGGCTGGAGGAGGGAGAGACCCGCCTGGGCTCGGCCCCCAGCAACGCCCTGGTCCTCCCCGCGACGGCCCCGGCCCAGGTGGGGGTGCTGACCCGCAAGGGGGACACGGTGAGCCTCACCCCCCAGCCGGGCGTTCCCCTCACGGTGGAGGGAAAGCCCTTTAAAGGAGGCGCGCTGCGCACGGATGCCTCGGGCAGTCCGGACACGGTGGCCCTGGGCTCTTTGCGCTTCTTCATCATCCGCCGGGGAGACCGGTTGGGCGTCCGGGTGAAGGACTCCGAGGCCCCCACGCGCAAGGGCTTCCACGGCATTCCCACCTATGCCCCCAACGCCGCGTGGCGTGTGGAGGGCCGCTTCGAGCCGGCCACCACCGAGAAGAAGATCGCCGTCCCCAACGTGCTGGGCGAGGTGGAGGACATGGTCTCCCCGGGCACCGTCCTCTTCTCCGTGGGCGGCCAGGAGTACCGGCTGTCCCCGGTGGCGGAGCCTGGCTCGAATCAGTTCTTCTTCATCTTCGGAGACCTGACCAACCGCGACGAGACTTATGGGGCCGGTCGCTTCCTCTACACGGACCTGCCAAAGGACGGGAAGGTGGTCATGGACTTCAACCGTGCGTACAACCCGCCGTGTGCCTTCACCCCCTTCGCCACCTGCCCGCTGCCGCCCCCTCAGAACAAGCTCAAGGTCCGCGTGGAGGCCGGCGAGAAGCGCTTCGGCGACCACTGA
- a CDS encoding TIGR02266 family protein: MEQGRRATDRKAIGLLVKLKHLDVGSFAEEFATNLSPGGMFIRSRTPQPVGTPVKFEVQIAGGVRVLRGTAVVRWVRETATAEGPPGMGLQFHELDPVTQALIDRMLLINKAAAGRKAAPPVPAAAPDALEREMLARGMLSRPAAPSPSALPAIAPVVAPVAPKGIQRPPPPVPRIEPREEESADLSALLDDLADLGMGKPSITPPPIAPLSAGRSSPPVPPPPRGDVDISISDLLGTTPPTGTPAVKFQVLDEPMPDVDFEMESLSGETELPVAVGLALDDIDPTPVQRSAPESAPVIQGRPLAPPPPPPAPVVQSRPAPPAVQAAPVVQAAPVVQAAPVVQAPPPPAPSPPAPVAAAPVAPALSPTSDAVLRKPGGGVEFDLDLGDGDSLELGRDAPGNFRGGRASVPPRKAPQPPRPPPPERPPLTARPVYAPLADALPPPVPSPPPPAPSSHLPFPETESTQVLPSPLVRPVPANPATSGLPQTVFLPPPTPVTGVGPIIGVDLGTTNSCVAIMANGRPTVLRSKEGYFTIPSVISLTAQNKLLVSHRAKNQLVLRPTQTIYGAKRLVGRPYDSAVVKQVRERFHYEIAPDAAGRAAVRLGAYVLSLEEVQGLILRECKEIAESQLNQRVERAVVTVPAYYSEPQREAVRKAGALAGLKVERILNEPTSAALAYGLNRELTKKVLVYDLGGGTFDATILRIEKNVFEVMATGGDIFLGGIDFDNLLVDFLLERFQQLEGIPFQGDGVALSRVSEAAEKAKIALSERNTHEVHIPMLLVDELGRARDLRFTMTRAELERICEALVARSLDVVRDVLLDARIKPSDVDDIILVGGQSRMPLVREKLKALFGKTAHAGVNADEAVALGAAMYSTAVGKVSSVVLIDVLPMTIGLAMPGGAFQRVIERNQPLPAQRSFAVSTVRDNEEVLELSIFQGEDNHISANEYLGTVRLEGLPKGPKGSVRVAVTLKLDAECVLYVEAREYTTRKSVRATLATRYTPDELAKQLKVDVNAARAAEERRGADLKERAGRFWGFLKRVVGRT; the protein is encoded by the coding sequence ATGGAACAGGGGCGGCGCGCGACGGACCGGAAGGCCATAGGTCTGCTGGTGAAGCTCAAGCATTTGGATGTGGGGAGCTTCGCTGAGGAGTTCGCCACCAACTTGAGCCCTGGCGGGATGTTCATCCGGTCGCGGACCCCGCAGCCGGTGGGCACGCCCGTGAAGTTCGAGGTGCAGATCGCCGGTGGCGTGCGGGTGCTGCGCGGCACGGCGGTGGTGCGTTGGGTGCGTGAGACCGCCACCGCCGAGGGGCCGCCGGGCATGGGGCTCCAGTTCCACGAGTTGGACCCGGTCACCCAGGCGCTGATTGACCGGATGCTCCTCATCAACAAGGCCGCTGCGGGCCGCAAGGCGGCGCCCCCGGTGCCCGCGGCCGCCCCCGATGCGTTGGAGCGGGAGATGCTGGCCAGGGGCATGTTGTCCCGCCCCGCCGCGCCTTCCCCCTCGGCGCTGCCGGCCATCGCGCCCGTGGTCGCCCCCGTGGCTCCCAAGGGGATTCAGCGCCCTCCGCCTCCCGTTCCGAGGATCGAACCGCGAGAGGAGGAGAGCGCCGATCTGTCCGCGCTGCTCGATGACCTCGCGGACCTCGGCATGGGAAAGCCTTCCATCACCCCGCCTCCCATCGCCCCGCTCTCGGCCGGACGGTCCTCGCCGCCGGTTCCCCCGCCGCCTCGGGGAGACGTGGACATCTCGATCTCCGATCTGCTCGGCACTACCCCGCCGACGGGGACGCCCGCGGTGAAGTTCCAGGTGCTCGACGAGCCCATGCCGGATGTGGACTTCGAGATGGAGTCGCTGAGCGGCGAGACCGAGCTGCCCGTGGCGGTGGGGTTGGCGCTGGACGACATCGACCCCACGCCCGTCCAGCGGTCCGCGCCCGAGAGTGCTCCGGTCATCCAGGGCCGTCCCTTGGCGCCGCCGCCCCCTCCGCCCGCGCCGGTGGTTCAATCCCGGCCCGCGCCGCCCGCCGTGCAGGCGGCCCCGGTCGTGCAGGCGGCCCCGGTCGTGCAGGCGGCCCCGGTCGTGCAGGCGCCGCCTCCACCCGCCCCGTCCCCGCCCGCGCCGGTGGCTGCCGCGCCGGTGGCCCCCGCGCTTTCGCCCACTTCGGACGCCGTGCTCCGCAAGCCCGGAGGGGGCGTGGAGTTCGACCTGGACCTGGGCGACGGAGACTCGCTGGAACTGGGGCGCGATGCTCCCGGCAATTTCCGGGGGGGACGGGCTTCCGTGCCTCCCCGGAAGGCCCCCCAACCGCCCCGGCCTCCTCCTCCCGAGCGGCCTCCCCTGACGGCGCGGCCCGTCTACGCTCCGCTCGCGGACGCACTGCCGCCTCCGGTGCCGTCGCCCCCACCCCCGGCTCCCTCATCCCATCTGCCCTTCCCGGAGACGGAATCCACGCAGGTGCTTCCGTCGCCGCTGGTCCGGCCGGTGCCCGCGAATCCGGCCACCTCGGGCTTGCCTCAGACGGTCTTTCTCCCTCCGCCCACGCCGGTCACGGGGGTGGGCCCCATCATCGGCGTGGACCTGGGCACCACCAACTCGTGCGTGGCCATCATGGCCAACGGGCGGCCCACGGTGCTGCGCTCGAAGGAGGGTTACTTCACCATCCCCTCGGTCATCTCGCTCACGGCGCAGAACAAGCTGCTCGTCAGCCACCGGGCGAAGAACCAGCTCGTCCTGCGGCCCACGCAGACCATCTATGGGGCGAAGCGGCTCGTGGGCCGGCCCTATGACAGTGCCGTGGTGAAGCAGGTGCGCGAGCGCTTCCACTACGAGATTGCGCCCGACGCGGCGGGCCGCGCGGCGGTGCGGCTGGGCGCCTACGTGCTCTCGCTCGAGGAGGTGCAGGGGCTCATCCTGCGCGAGTGCAAGGAGATCGCCGAGAGCCAGCTCAACCAGCGGGTGGAGCGCGCGGTGGTGACGGTGCCCGCCTATTACTCCGAGCCACAGCGCGAAGCGGTGCGCAAGGCGGGCGCCCTGGCGGGGCTGAAGGTGGAGCGCATCCTCAACGAGCCCACCTCGGCGGCGCTCGCGTATGGCCTCAACCGGGAGCTCACCAAGAAGGTGCTCGTCTATGACCTGGGGGGTGGCACCTTCGATGCCACCATCCTGCGCATCGAGAAGAACGTCTTCGAGGTGATGGCCACCGGAGGCGACATCTTCCTGGGAGGCATCGACTTCGACAACCTGCTCGTGGACTTCCTGCTGGAGCGCTTCCAGCAGTTGGAGGGCATCCCCTTCCAGGGAGACGGGGTGGCGCTGTCGCGTGTGAGCGAGGCGGCCGAGAAGGCGAAGATCGCCTTGTCGGAGCGCAATACCCACGAGGTCCACATCCCCATGCTGCTGGTGGACGAGCTGGGCCGCGCGCGGGATTTGCGCTTCACGATGACGCGCGCGGAGCTGGAGCGCATCTGCGAGGCGCTGGTGGCGCGCTCGCTGGACGTGGTGCGGGATGTGCTGCTGGATGCGCGCATCAAGCCCAGCGACGTGGATGACATCATCCTGGTGGGTGGGCAGAGCCGCATGCCGTTGGTGCGCGAGAAGCTCAAGGCGCTGTTCGGCAAGACGGCGCACGCGGGCGTCAACGCGGACGAGGCGGTGGCACTGGGGGCGGCGATGTACTCGACGGCGGTGGGCAAGGTGAGCAGTGTGGTGCTCATCGACGTGCTGCCGATGACGATTGGCCTGGCGATGCCGGGAGGCGCCTTCCAGCGCGTCATCGAGCGCAACCAGCCCCTGCCGGCGCAGCGCTCGTTCGCGGTGTCCACGGTGCGGGACAACGAAGAGGTGCTGGAGCTGTCCATCTTCCAGGGAGAGGACAACCACATCTCCGCCAACGAGTACCTGGGCACGGTGCGGCTGGAGGGACTGCCCAAGGGGCCGAAGGGCTCGGTGCGGGTGGCGGTGACGTTGAAGCTGGATGCCGAGTGCGTGCTGTACGTGGAGGCGCGCGAGTACACGACGCGCAAGTCCGTGCGGGCGACGCTGGCCACGCGCTACACGCCGGATGAGCTGGCCAAGCAGCTCAAGGTGGACGTGAACGCGGCGCGCGCGGCCGAAGAGCGCCGGGGCGCGGACCTGAAGGAGCGCGCGGGCCGTTTCTGGGGCTTCTTGAAGCGGGTGGTGGGGCGGACATAG
- a CDS encoding amidohydrolase family protein, which produces MLSTVARLLSLFLLVLGALAAAQPAPPPLSLAVRAARMLDVRSGKYIQNPVLLIENGRISAVGPALAVPEGTRVIDLGQATVLPGLIDSHTHLMARFPDTPEGMAYERDLLTKTQAFRTLEGAANARATLRAGFTTVRDVENEGTGYADVALRDAIRQGLVEGPRMLVATQGIAAVGQYHPFGISSDLTHFPTGARMVSGIEEARRAAREQLAQGADLLKVYADWMTPTLTIEELRVIVEEAHKAHRKVAVHAVSSEAIRNALQAGADSIEHGHQADRAALEMMKNKGAFFVPTLGILETLAEQAPHESARQARMKSAESVRQVVRQAQALGVKIVSGYDASTPTTQGQNAREIVALQRSGLPALEALRAATSRAAELLGLSEHVGALEKGRYADLIAVAGDPLTDITEVQRVRFVMKGGGIVRDELTPSARSGKPEESPAQPPEASPSR; this is translated from the coding sequence ATGCTCTCCACGGTTGCCAGGCTCCTGTCTCTGTTCCTCCTGGTCCTGGGCGCCCTCGCGGCCGCCCAGCCAGCCCCTCCGCCCCTCTCCCTCGCCGTGCGCGCGGCCCGGATGCTCGATGTCCGCAGCGGCAAGTACATCCAGAACCCTGTCCTTCTCATCGAGAATGGCCGCATCAGCGCCGTCGGCCCAGCCCTTGCCGTGCCCGAAGGCACGCGGGTCATCGACCTGGGACAGGCCACGGTGCTGCCCGGACTCATCGACAGCCATACCCACCTCATGGCGCGGTTCCCGGACACTCCCGAGGGCATGGCGTACGAGCGAGACCTGCTCACCAAAACCCAGGCCTTCCGCACCTTGGAGGGCGCGGCCAATGCCCGGGCCACGCTGCGCGCGGGCTTCACCACCGTGCGCGATGTGGAGAATGAGGGCACCGGCTATGCGGACGTGGCCCTGCGCGACGCCATCCGTCAGGGGCTCGTCGAGGGGCCTCGCATGCTCGTGGCCACCCAGGGCATCGCCGCCGTGGGCCAGTACCACCCCTTCGGCATCTCGTCCGACCTGACCCATTTTCCCACGGGGGCACGGATGGTGAGCGGCATCGAGGAGGCCCGCCGTGCCGCTCGCGAGCAGTTGGCCCAAGGGGCCGATCTGCTCAAGGTCTATGCCGACTGGATGACCCCCACCCTCACCATCGAGGAGCTCCGCGTCATCGTCGAGGAGGCGCACAAGGCCCATCGCAAGGTCGCCGTGCACGCCGTGAGCAGCGAGGCCATCCGCAACGCGCTCCAGGCGGGCGCGGACTCCATCGAACACGGGCATCAGGCGGACCGCGCCGCCCTCGAGATGATGAAAAACAAAGGGGCCTTCTTCGTTCCTACCCTGGGCATCTTGGAAACACTCGCCGAGCAGGCCCCTCACGAGAGCGCGCGCCAGGCCCGCATGAAATCCGCCGAGTCCGTCCGCCAGGTGGTGAGGCAGGCCCAGGCGCTCGGTGTGAAGATCGTCAGCGGCTATGACGCGAGCACGCCCACCACCCAGGGCCAAAATGCCCGGGAGATCGTCGCGCTCCAGCGCTCGGGGCTGCCCGCGCTCGAGGCCCTTCGCGCAGCGACGTCACGGGCCGCGGAGCTGCTGGGCCTGTCCGAGCACGTGGGCGCGCTGGAGAAGGGCCGGTACGCGGACCTCATCGCCGTCGCGGGAGATCCCCTCACCGACATCACCGAGGTGCAACGCGTGCGCTTCGTCATGAAGGGGGGCGGCATCGTCCGGGACGAGCTCACCCCCTCCGCCCGGAGCGGGAAGCCGGAGGAGTCCCCAGCCCAGCCCCCGGAGGCCTCGCCGAGCCGCTAA
- a CDS encoding RBBP9/YdeN family alpha/beta hydrolase gives MAPLLIIPGYCNSGPQHWQSAWERLLPEALRVQQHDWEQPTLEAWVTALEAALSACAEPPLLAAHSLGVSTVVHWAARYARPIQGALLVAPPDLAHPGVPEACRAFAPIPRQRLPFRSILIASRDDPYASFECSEQMARDWGCQLEDAGRAGHINSDSGLGAWPQGQALLRELM, from the coding sequence ATGGCCCCCCTGCTCATCATCCCCGGTTACTGCAACTCCGGCCCCCAGCACTGGCAGAGCGCCTGGGAACGCCTCTTGCCGGAAGCCCTTCGGGTTCAGCAGCATGACTGGGAGCAGCCGACGCTCGAAGCGTGGGTCACCGCGCTGGAAGCGGCCCTCTCCGCGTGTGCCGAACCACCCCTGCTGGCCGCGCATTCGCTCGGGGTGAGCACCGTGGTGCACTGGGCGGCACGTTATGCCCGGCCCATCCAGGGCGCGTTGCTGGTCGCCCCTCCGGACCTCGCCCATCCCGGCGTGCCCGAAGCCTGCCGGGCGTTCGCACCCATCCCTCGGCAACGCCTCCCCTTCCGCTCGATCCTCATCGCGTCGCGAGACGACCCCTATGCCTCATTCGAATGCTCCGAGCAGATGGCCCGGGACTGGGGCTGCCAGTTGGAGGACGCGGGGCGGGCGGGGCACATCAACTCCGACTCGGGATTGGGAGCGTGGCCCCAGGGACAGGCCCTGCTGCGCGAGCTGATGTAG
- a CDS encoding alpha-amylase family glycosyl hydrolase, with the protein MAGTEWYRKAVFYEVFVRSFQDSNGDGKGDLPGLISRLDYLNDGNPETQDDLGVDALWLMPVFASPSYHGYDVVDYERINPDYGTLEDFERLCEEAHRRGMRIIIDFVINHSGVQHPWFVESASSPSSPKRDWYVWGPRDPGWKQPWDMFSTAPTWHQKNGAYYYGVFWGGMPDLNMRTPALREEVKRLASLWLARGVDGFRLDAARYLIETGGGAGQYDTAETHAFWKELAAHVRQVKPDAVLVGENWSTTPIIATYYGDTGGVPGGDELPLNFNFPLSEQILAGLNADNAAFIAAKLVEMGGVYPAGISDAPILTNHDMVRVATQLGGNGGRKANAAALLLTLPGTPFLYYGEEVGMTNGTTSNDEAKRTPMPWDGTPKGGFTTGTPWFGFSPGHASGSSVAAQTDVAESLLSRYRKLIHVRQASEVLSRGGLQVLSATTGRAPSLAFVRLLGDEQVLVVHNVTDSSVSVGPYNLPGSKAEVLFEDRGVGTLTRASNGWQATLPGRATGIWRLQP; encoded by the coding sequence GTGGCTGGCACCGAGTGGTACCGCAAGGCGGTCTTCTACGAGGTGTTCGTCCGCAGTTTCCAGGACTCGAACGGGGACGGAAAGGGGGACCTGCCGGGCCTCATCTCGCGCCTGGACTACCTCAATGACGGCAACCCGGAGACGCAGGACGACCTGGGCGTGGACGCGCTGTGGCTGATGCCCGTGTTCGCCTCGCCCAGCTACCACGGTTATGACGTGGTGGATTACGAGCGCATCAACCCCGACTACGGCACCTTGGAGGACTTCGAGCGCCTGTGCGAGGAGGCCCACCGCCGGGGCATGCGCATCATCATCGACTTCGTCATCAACCACTCGGGGGTGCAGCACCCGTGGTTCGTGGAGTCCGCCTCCTCGCCCAGCTCGCCCAAGCGGGACTGGTATGTGTGGGGGCCAAGGGATCCCGGCTGGAAGCAGCCCTGGGACATGTTCTCCACCGCCCCCACCTGGCATCAGAAGAACGGCGCCTATTACTACGGCGTCTTCTGGGGCGGCATGCCGGACCTGAACATGCGCACCCCGGCGCTGCGCGAGGAAGTGAAGCGCCTGGCGTCGCTGTGGCTCGCCCGAGGGGTGGACGGCTTCCGGCTGGATGCGGCGCGCTACCTCATCGAGACGGGGGGCGGCGCCGGGCAGTACGACACGGCGGAGACGCATGCTTTCTGGAAGGAGCTGGCCGCGCACGTGCGGCAGGTGAAGCCGGATGCGGTGCTGGTGGGCGAGAACTGGAGCACCACCCCCATCATCGCCACCTATTACGGGGACACGGGAGGGGTTCCGGGAGGCGATGAGCTGCCGCTGAACTTCAACTTCCCGCTCTCGGAGCAGATCCTGGCGGGCCTCAATGCGGACAACGCCGCGTTCATCGCCGCCAAGCTGGTGGAGATGGGGGGCGTGTACCCCGCGGGCATCAGCGATGCGCCCATCCTGACCAACCACGACATGGTCCGGGTGGCCACGCAGCTGGGCGGCAATGGCGGCCGGAAGGCCAACGCGGCGGCGCTCCTGCTCACCCTGCCGGGGACGCCCTTCCTTTATTATGGAGAGGAAGTGGGGATGACCAACGGCACCACCTCCAACGACGAGGCCAAGCGCACGCCGATGCCCTGGGACGGGACGCCGAAGGGGGGCTTCACCACGGGGACGCCGTGGTTCGGTTTTTCTCCAGGCCATGCCTCGGGGAGCAGCGTGGCGGCGCAGACGGACGTGGCGGAGTCGCTGCTGTCGCGCTACCGGAAGCTCATCCACGTCCGGCAGGCCTCGGAGGTGCTGAGCCGGGGAGGGCTTCAGGTGCTCAGCGCCACCACCGGCCGCGCCCCCTCGCTGGCCTTCGTGCGCTTGCTGGGGGACGAGCAAGTGCTCGTGGTGCACAACGTCACGGACAGCAGCGTGTCCGTGGGGCCCTACAACCTCCCGGGCTCCAAGGCCGAAGTGCTGTTCGAGGACCGGGGCGTGGGAACCCTCACCCGGGCCTCGAATGGCTGGCAAGCCACCTTGCCTGGACGCGCCACGGGCATCTGGCGGCTCCAGCCCT